Sequence from the Sphingomonas sp. SORGH_AS_0950 genome:
CCTGTCCGGCCTGAAGGTCGCGTGGCTGGGCGACGGCAATAATGTGCTGCACTCGATCGTCGAGGCGGGCGGGCTGCTCGGCTTCGACGTGGTCGCCGCCTGCCCCGATGGCTATCACCCGGAACCGGGCACGCTGGAGCTGGGTCGAGGTCGTGCCACCTGCACCACCGACCCGCGCGCCGCGGTCGAGGGGGCGGACATCGTCGTCACCGACACCTGGATCTCGATGGGCCAGGCCCATGCCGAGGAAAAGCTGGCGGCGATGATGCCCTATCAGGTCAATGCCGATCTGATGGCGCTGGCCAAGCCGGATGCCAGGTTCCTCCACTGCCTGCCCGCGCACCGCGATGAGGAAGTCACGTCCGACGTCATCGACGGGGCGCAGTCGCTGATCTGGCCGGAAGCGGAAAACCGCCTCCACGCGCAGAAATCGGTGCTGCGCTGGTGCTTCGGCCAAGTGTGAGATCGGCTCGGTTGATCGGCAGCGAACCGATCCTATCTATGGAAAGGCCGGCGGGTTCGTCGGCCTTTTCTCTTTCCCCCGCCGCACCGGCACCATATCGCCCGGACGTTTCCCGGCGCGTAAAGGCACGACCATGACCGACCTCACCCTGCCCGACCTCGACCGCGCGATCGCGTTCACCATCCCCGAGCAGCATGCGCGCGGACGGCTGGTGCGGCTGGGCCCCGTGCTGGACGAGATCCTGGCGGCGCATGCCTATCCCCCGGTGATCGAGCGGCTGCTGGCCGAGGCGCTGACGCTGACCGCGCTGATGGGCGCGACGCTGAAGGACACGGGCGGGCAGCTGACCATCCAGACGCGCAGCGACAGCGGCGTGATCCGGCTGCTGGTGTGCGATTATCGCGGCGGCGAGCTGCGCGGCTATATCCAGTATGACGAGGACCGGCTGGCCGAACTGCCCGCCGACCCGACGCTGTTCGCGTTGTTCGGGCAAGGCTATCTGGCGATCACCTTCGACCTGGCGGTGACGGGCGAACGCTATCAGGGCATCGTGCCGATCGACGGCGAGACGCTGTCGGCGGCGGCGGAGAGCTATTTCATCCAGTCCGAGCAGATCCCCAGCCTGTTGCGCGTCGGGATCGCCAAGGGACCGGACGGCCGCACCGTCGCGGGCGGCCTGTTCCTCCAGCATCTGCCCGAGGGCGAGGAAGGCCGCGAGCGGCTGCACGTCAAGCTCGACCACCCCGAATGGGAGCATGTCCAGGCGCTGGGCCAGACCATGCAGGCCGAGGAACTGGCCGACGCCGCGCTGCCGCTGGAAACGCTCGTGTGGCGGCTGTTCAACGAGGAACAGAATGTCCGCGTGTCGGAAAGCCCCGCCATCGTGCGCGGTTGCCGCTGCTCGGCGGAGTATATCGCCAGCGTCATCACCAAATTCTCGGTCGAGGAACGGCGCGAGATGGCGGATGCCGAGGGACTGATCCAGGTCGACTGCGCCTTCTGCGCGAAGAAGTTTCCGGTGCCGTTCGACGCGGAAGCGGCGGCCTGACCGTCTTTTCCTCCCCTGCAAGGGGAGGAATGGAGCCACTCCTCGTTCCCCGGCGAAGGCCGGGGCCCAGCTTCGATGTCGGTGAGAGGGCGCGATACGCTGCGTGGGAGGCATCGCCACGCGCTCGCTTTTGCCTCCCACGCGGCACAAACCCACTCCCCCAGCCGCACCGCAACTGGGCCCCGGCCTTCGCCGGGGAACGTGGAGTGATGACGCTTACCCGCCGAGCGCCTCTACCAGCGCCTTGACCTTCTGCTGGCGCCATTGCGGCAGCGGCGCGACCAGCCAGTATCCCATGCGCGACGGCACCGCCTCGCCGGTGGCGACCACGCGCCCCTCGGCCAGATCGCGCTCGGCGAGCAGTTGCGGCACGATGGCCCGGCCCAGCCCCGCCGCCACCGCGTCGATCGCCAGCCCCGCATCGGTCACGCGGACCAGCGGCGTTCCTTCTTCGGGCGCGCCGGGCCAGGCGATCAGCGGCGCGTCTTCGGGACCGCCAGGAGCACCGATCGCGATCATCCCGTCCGACTCGATCGCCTCGCCCTCCAGCCCGCCGGGCCCGTCACCCCAGCGGATGGCGAGGTCCAGATTGGCCTCGGTGAAGTCCAGCCCCTCGTCCGACGCGATCAGCGAGAAGCGCAGGTCGGGATCGCTGGCGGCGATCGCGGCCAGGCGCGGCATCAGCCACTTCTCGGTCACGTCGCGCGGCGCGGCGATGGTCAGCGACTTGGACGACTGGCCCGCCTGCATCGCGCGCACCGCATCCTCGAATTGCAGGAAACCGGCGCGCAACGGGGCCAGCCCCGCCTCGGCCTCCGGGGTCAGTTCCAGCCCGCGCGTGGTGCGGCGGAAAAGGACGACGCCCAGCGTATCCTCCAGCGCGCGGATCTGCTGCCCGACCGCCGCCGGGGTGACGGCCAGTTCGTCGGCGGCGCGGGTGAAGCTCAGATGGCGCGCAGCGGCGTCCAGCACGCGCAGACCGTTGAGCGGCAGATGCGTCCGCTTCACGATTCCACCGCCGGCGCGATCAGCGCGAAATGGGGGATGGCCGCATCGAAGGTCTCGCCGTCCGCGCCGACCATGCGATAGCTGCCCTGCATCGCCCCGCTGGTCGTCGCCAGCGGACAGCCCGAGACATAGTCATAGGCCGCACCCGGCTGGATCACCGGCTGCTCGCCGACCACGCCCTCGCCCTCGACCGAATGGCGTGCGCCGCGCCCATCGGTGATGATCCAGCGGCGGGTGAGCAGCTGCACCGGCTGATCGCCCTCATTCTCGATGCGGACATGATAGGCCCAGAACCAACGCCCGCGCTCGGGCTCCGACTGTTCGGGCAGATAGCTGACCGACACCCGAACCGTCACCGGCCCGGTTGTCAGCGCATGGGAAAAGAGCGCCTTCACAGACCCACGGCACGCAGCGCCTGGTCGAGATCGTCGATCAGGTCGTCCGCATCCTCCAGCCCGACATTCAGGCGCAGCATCCCCTCGCCAATCCCCATCTCTACCCGCTTGTCCTCGGCGACGCCCGCATGGGTGGTCGAGGCGGGATGGGTCATCAGCGAGCGCGAGTCGCCGATATTGTTGGAGATGTCGATCAGCTCCAGCGCATCGAGCAGCCCGTGCGCCTGGGTCCGCCCGCCATCGAGTTCGATCGCGAAGATGCTGCCGCCCGCCTTCATCTGGCGCATGGCGAGTTCATGCTGCGGATGGCTGGGCAGCGCCGGGCACAGGACGCGCGGCACCCGCCCCTCCAGGAACTGCGCGACCTTCAACGCCGATTCCGACTGGCGGTGGATGCGCAGGTCGAGCGTCTCCAGCCCCTTGAGCACCACCCAGGCGTTGAACGCCGACAGGGTCGGGCCGGTGTTGCGGGTAAAGGGCAGCAGCGTGTTGGTGATGAAATCTTCCGAACCGCACACCGCACCCGCCAGCACGCGCCCCTGCCCGTCCATCATCTTGGTGGCGGAATAGGCGGTCACATCCGCGCCGAAATCCATCGGCCGCTGGAGCGCCGGGGTGGCGAAGGCATTGTCGACGACCGTGGTGATCCCACGCTCGCGCGCGATGGCGCAGATTGCCTCCAGGTCGGCCACGTCCATGGTCGGATTGGCGGGCGTTTCGAAGAAGAAGACCTTGGTCTCGGGCCGCACCGCATCCAGGAACGCCTGCGGGTCGCGCGCATCGACGACGGTGGTGGCGATGCCGAACTTGGGCAGCAGCGTGTCGGTCAGCCAGCGGCACGAGCCGAACGCCGCGCGGCCGCCGACCAGATGGTCGCCCGCCTGCAACTGGCAGAGCAACACCGCGGTCATCGCCGCCATGCCAGACGCCATGGTCCGGCATGCCTCCGCGCCCTCCAGCAGCGCGATGCGCTGTTCCAGCATCTCGACGGTCGGGTTCTGGAGGCGGGAATAGGTCATCCCCTCCTGCTCGCCCGCGAACCGCGCCGCCGCATCGCCCGCCCGGTCATAGCAATAGCCCGAGGTCAGGAAGAGCGCCTCGGAGGTTTCGCCATATTCCGACCGCGCGGTGCCGCCGCGAACGGCCTGCGTGGCGGGGCGCCATTGGGTGGTGATCGAACGGTCCTGGCCAGTCTTTCGCTTCATGCCAGCCCATTTGCCGGTCCGGGGGGCGGGGTTCAAGGATATTCGGACACGCGCGGCCAAGTGTAGCCGTTACCGAAGCGGAACGGAATTGCGATGATCCGGTTGTTGCGGCCGAAACGAACAGGGGAAATGACGATGAAGATGCGTATCGGTCTTTTGCTGGCGGCCAGCCTGGTCTCGCTGTCGGCCTGCAACAACAAGGGCACCGACAAGCTGGCGGGCCGCGTCGAGGACGCCGCCGACAACCGCGCCGACAATATGGAAAGCCAGGCGGACATGCTGCGCAACGAGGCCAAGGCGCTCGACAAGCAGGCCGAGAAGACCCGCGACTATGCCGAGGACCGCGCCGACGCGATCAAGGCCGCCGACGTCAATGCCAGCGCCATGAGCCAGGAACAGCGCGACGCGATCGTCGCCAACCAGGCCGCGGCGGTCCGATAACCCTATCGGCACGCCTTGCCCCTCCACCACCGGCTGCGCCTGACGGTGGAGGGGCAGAGCCGGTCGACCTTATTGCGCCTCGCGATGGTTGGTGATCTTGCCGTAGATCGGCTTGGTCACGCTGGTCAGCCGGTCACTGGCATCCCCAATCAGATCGAAGAACAGGACGCGGTTCGCCCCCTGCTTCATCCACGGCGCGGGTGTGAACAGCGTGTGGACGGGGCCGATCCCCCAATAGCGGCCCAGATTATGGCCGTTGAACCACAACTGCCCCTTATGCGCGCCGCGCATGTCGAGATAGGTGTCGGCGGGTTGCGCCACCGTCATCTCCGCTTCGTAGAAACAGGGTCCGGTGCAGGGTTTGGCCGATAGCTTCAACGCCGACAGGTCGTCCATCGGCAGGCGGAACATCTGCCAGTCGGTCAGCGGCTGCCCCGCCAGCGTCACCGCGCCGGTGAGGCCAGCCTGCTCGGTCCGGATGGCATGGCTGTAATTCACGCGGCCGGTATTCTCGACCAATATGTCCAGCGTCGCGGGCGCGGTCCGCGCGGGCAGCTCCACCGTTTCCTGATCCAGCCGCCGGTCGAGCGTGCCGACCAGCTTGCGGCCGAGATAGACCTGCGCATAGCTGTGCATGCCCTTCAGCATCAGCGTCCCCGCCGGGCCCTTTGGCACGGTGACGCGGTAGAGGACGTAACCGTAATTCTGGTCGAGTTCCTCGAACGTCTTAGGCTGCGCCGCGCGGATCGGCTGCGGCAGATTGTCCCAGAGCGAGGCGCTGCGCCGGACCGGCGAGACGGGGAAGCGCTGCGCGACGGTGGGCGCGGGAGTGGGGGCGGCGGGCTTGCCGGTCACCTCGGCGATGGCGGCGGCGATCAGCCCGTATTTGTAGCGCGGATTGCCCGCCTCATCGATCGGCGCGTCATAGTCATAGCTGGTCGTGTCGGGGTGATAATCCTTGCCGGTGTGCGAATCCGCCCCGTTCATCCAGCCGAAGGTGGTGCCGCCATGGACCATGTAGAGCGAGATCGAATAGCCGCGCTTGAGCATATAGGCCATTTCCTCGGCCTCTTTCCGGCCGTCGGTCTCGTGATGGTCCTCGCCCCATTTGTCGAACCAGCCCGCCCAATATTCGCCGACCATGCGCAGGCCGTCGGGGCGATAGGCCTCCAGCTTGGCGATGGCGTTCTGCGCACCACCCGACCCGAAATTGACGACCGAGGGCAGGTTGGGCAGCGACCCCTTGGCCAGGTCGCCGCCTTGGTTGCTGGTGAACAACACCCCGTCCGCCAGACCGGCGCGCTTGTAGCTGGCCTCCAGCCCGCGCAGATAATCCTGATCGCTGCCAAAGGCGCCATATTCATTCTCGAGCTGGACCGCGACAATCGGCCCGCCATTCTTCAGCAGCAGCGGCTTGACCTCCTGCCCCAGCCGCATCAGCCAGCGATCGACCGCGGCACTATATTTGGGATCGGTCGAGCGCAGCACGAGGCTCCGGTCCTTGAGCAGCCAGGACGGATAGCCGCCCAGTTCCCATTCGGCGCAGACATAGGGACCGGGGCGCAGGATGACGTCGAGCCCCTCGGCCTGCGCGTCGCGGATGAAGGCGACGATGTCGTTCTGGCCGCTGAAATCATAGGTGCCGGGGCGCGGTTCGTGCGCGTTCCAGAAGGCATAGGTGGTGATGGTGTTCAGCCCCATCGCCTTGGCCTTGCGCAGCCGGTCGCGCCAATAGGCGCGCGGGATGCGGACATAGTGCATCTCGCCCGAAATCACCTGATGCGGCTGGCCGTTGCGCAGAAAGCCCTTTCCCTGCACCGCGAAGGTCCGGGGCGGGCCGTCATTGGCGGTGGGGCCTTGCGCCTGAAGCGGCGACAGGGCGGTGGCCGCCAGAATCCCGCACAAGATCGATCGAACCGCTCGCGTCACGTCACTCTCCCGCAATCTGGACCGGACGGGATGTGTCGGACGATTGCGCCCCACCCCTGCCCCTTCGCCATGGGTGCCATGCGCAAAGCCTTTCGTCAAATTGTCTGACCATTGAAAAGGGGAACCGACGCCCCTTTCGCGTCGGGCGCCACCAACCCCATTGCCCCGTCTCACCGGCGGCGTCATGACCTGGGGCCATGCGCCGCCTGCTCGCCCCCTTCAGCCGCCCGGTCCCGGCGCTCCTCGCCCTTCTGGTCGCCGCGCAGGCGCTGTTCTGCTGGCGGCTGACCACGCCGCACAAGCTGGTCTTCGACGAGGTTCATTACGTCCCCGCCGCCCGCGCGCTGCTGGCGCTGGAGGGGCCGGTGAACATCGAGCATCCGCTGCTCGGCAAGGCGCTGATCGGGCTGGGCATGATGGCCTTTGGCGACAATCCGCTCGGCTGGCGGGCGATGTCGACGCTGGCGGGCACCGCGATCGTCGGCGGCGTGTTCGCCATCGTCTGGCTGATGACCCGGCGGACGCGCGCCGCCGCGATCGGGGCGGGGCTGACGCTCGCCAACTTCATGGTGCTGGTGCAGGCGCGGATCGCGATGCTGGACGGCTTCATGGCGGCGTTCACCGTGCTCGCGGTCGCGGCCATGGGATGGGCAATGCGCGGCACGCCCGCGCAAAGCCGGTGGCGCTGGGGCCTGGGCGCGGTGCTGCTGGGGCTGGCGGTCGGGACCAAATGGGCGGCGGTCCCCTATCTGGGCTATGCCGCGATCGGTTTCGTCCTGATGAAGCGCGGCGATCCCAGCCGCTGGCCGGGCTTACGCTGGTGGTCGGCCTGGGGGCTGCTGGGCATCGGGGCGGGGCTGGCCTATGCCGCGACCTTCGCACCGGCCTTTTTCTATGCGCGCGATCCGCTGACCGTGGCGGGGTTCGTGCCCTTTCAGCTCGACATGTATGCGCGCCAGACCCAGGTGCTGGCGGCGCACACCTATCAGTCGGCGTGGTGGAGCTGGCCGGTGATCGGGCGGCCTATCTGGTATTTCTACGAGGTCGCCGACGGGGCGCAGCGGGGCATCTTCCTGCTCGGCAATCCGGCGGTGATGTGGGGCGGGCTGGTCGCGGTGGCGGCCTGCGCGCTGGGCTGGGTCCGGACGCGCGAGGTGCGGCCGGGGTTCGCGGCGGCGCTGTGGATCGGCGGCTTCGCGGTCTGGGCGATCATCCCCAAGTCGCTGGGCTTCTATTATTATTATTTCCTGCCCGCCATCTGGCTGTCGGTCGCGCTGGCGGTGGCGATCGACCGGTGGCGGGCGGCGCTGCGCGACTGGGACGAGGCCTATCTGGTCGCGGCCGCCTGTCTGTTCGTCTATTTCTATCCGATCCTGACGGCGGGGGCGCTGGCGGGGCCGAAGTCGTTCGTGCGGTGGACGTGGTTTGTCGATTGGCGGTGAGCTTGTCGCTTGGCCTTCGACTTCGCTCAGGCTGAACGGCGTTTCATACCAGGATCCGTTCAGGCTGAGCGAAGTCGAAGCCCAAGGGAATCCATCAATACCGCCCCCAGACGAACCGCGACGACAGCGCGTAATTCCACACCGCGCCGACCAGCACCCCGATCAGTGCCGATACCGCCCACTCGTTCGCCCGCGCATCGTGCAGGAAGGCCGCAACGCCGACATTGGCGATCGCCCCCACGGCGCAGACCAGACAGAAGGACACCCAGCCGTCGAGCAGCGGCTTGAACCCGGTCAGACGCCGGTCGCGATAGGTCAGCGCGTTGTTCAGGAAGAAGTTGAACGTCATGGCCGCCGCCACCGCGACGATCTGGCTGGCCAGGAAGCTCGCGCCCAGCAGGACGAAGAACAGGCTGAGCACCGCCATGTGCACGCCCACGCCCAGCACCCCGATCGCCGAGAACATGGCGAAGCGCACCGGCACCACCTTGCCGAAGCGGCGGTCGTACAGTGCGATCAGATATTCCATCGCCACGACATGATCGAGCTTCGACTCGCCCTCGGTCCGCAGCCGGAAGACATAGGGCATTTCGGCCGCACGTAACGGGCGCGGCGACGCGCTCATGATGTCGAGCAGGATCTTGAACCCGATCCCCGACAGATGCGGCACGGTGTCGCGCGCCACCTGGGTGCGGACCATGAAGAAGCCGCTCATCGGGTCGGACAGGTTCACGTTCAGCACCCGCTGCGACAGCTTCGTCGCAAAGGCCGACTTGGCCACCCGGTCGCGGTCCCAGTCCCCCGTCCCGCCGCCGTCGACGAAGCGCGAGCCGACGACGATGTCGAGATCGCCTTCCGTCTGCAACCGGTCGAGCATCTTCGGGAGCAACGTCTCGTCATGCTGCAAGTCGCCGTCGATCACCGCGACCACAGGCGCGGCGGTGGCGCACATCCCCTCGATACAGGCGGACGACAGCCCCCGCCGCCCGATCCGCTGGATCACCCGAACGCGGCCGTCGACGCGGCCCAGTTCCCGCGCGGCCTCGGCCGTACCGTCTGGGCTGTTGTCGTCGACGAAGATCGCCTCCCACCGCCGCCCGGCCAGCGCCTGGTCGAGCTTGGCGATGAGCACGGGCACATTGGCGCGCTCGTTGAAGGTCGGGATGACGACCGCGAGTTCGAGGAGCGCGCTCATGGGCGTCAAAGGCGTTCGAGGATCGCGTCGGCCATGGCGCGGGTCGACAGGCTGCCGCCCAGATCGCCGGTCCGCGCGCCCTCGCGGATCGCGCCCGCCACCGCTGCGTCGATCCGGTCGGCCGCCTCGGTGAGCCCCAGCGAGTGGCGCAGCATCATCGCCGACGACAGGATCGCCGCGCACGGATTGGCCTTGCCCTGCCCCGCGATATCGGGGGCCGAGCCATGGATCGGCTCGTACAGCCCCTTGCCCGTCGCCCCCAGTGCGGCGGAGGGCAGCATCCCGATCGAGCCTGCGCACATCGACGCCTGATCCGACAGGATGTCGCCGAACAGATTGCCGGTCAGGATGACGTCGAACTGGCCCGGATCGCGCACCAACTGCATCGCGCAATTGTCGACATACATATGGTCGAGCGCGACGTCCGGATAGTCCTTCGCCACCTCGATCACCACGTCGCGCCACAACTGCGAGGTTTCCAGCACATTGGCCTTGTCCACCGACAGCAACCGGCGGCGGCGGCGCATCGCGGTCTCGAAACCGACGCGGGCGATGCGCGCCACTTCCTCTTCGTCATAGCGCATCAGGTCATGGCCTTCGCGCAGACCCGCCTCGGTGGTGCCACGGCCCTTCGCACCGAAATAGACGTCGCCGGTCAGCTCGCGCACGATCACCATGTCGATGCGCCGTGCGATGTCAGGGCGCAGCGAGCTGGCATCCTCCAGCCCCTCGAACAGGCGCGCGGGACGCAGGTTCGCGAACAGGCCGAATGCCTTGCGCAGACCCAGGATCGCCTGTTCGGGCCGATGCGCACGCTCCAGATTGTCGAAGCGCGGATCGCCGACCGCGCCGAACAGCAGCGCATCGGCGCGGCCCGCCACCTCCAGCGTCTCGGGCGGCAGCGGATGGCCCGCCGCCTCATAGGCCGCTCCGCCGACCTTGGCCTCCTCGAAGGTCAGGCCCAGGTCCAGCGCCTCCAGCACACGACGCGCTTCCGCCGTCACTTCCGGGCCGATGCCGTCACCGGCGAGGATCGCGATCAATGCCATGGCTGGCCCCTTGTCTTACCTGAGTTGTCTTAGCTGAGTTCGGAGCGCCCTTTGCCTTAGCGGGCGGGCATCACGCAACCGCCCTTTTGAAACGATGGAACAGCCGGGCGCGGGCCGGCATCGGATCATGGCGCAGACCGGCCAGGATATCGCGCGCCAGGAAATGCGCGGTGATCCGCCCGGCAGCGAAGATGTCGGGCCAGTCCCCCGCCCCGCCCTCGCGCAGAAAGGGCGGCAGGGGAAACAGCCGCGCCTCGTACCCGAACGCCGCCCCCGCCGACACCGCCGCGCCGCTCTTGGGGCTGACATAGGCGAGATCGGCGGTCCCGCCGGTGACGGTGCACCGCTCCAGATCGAGCCCGAAGCCCAATTGCCCCAGCAGCAGCAATTCATACCGCACCAGCGCCCCTGCCCAGCCGCGCGCCGACGGGGCCGACTCGATCGCGGTCAACACCGCGTCGAGCGCGTCGTAGAGGACCGGATAAGGCTGCTCCTCGGGCAGCGCGGCAGCCGTCAACGCGCAGAGCCATTCGATCCCGGCGGCAGCCAGCGGCTCGCCGTGGAGCCCCGCGCGGCTATGCCCCGGCTCGATGGTCAGCGCGGCCAGTTGCTCGACCGTCCGCGCCCGCCACTCGCCGATGATCCCGTTGCCCGGTTGCAGCACCGGCCTGAGCGCCCGCGACCGCCCGCCCCGGACATAGCCCGGCTGTACCCCGTCCTCGCGGGTCAAGGCCCGCACGATCGCCCCATGCTCGCCATGTGGCCGGACCGACAGGATGATGGCGGGGGCGACGCGGTGCATGGAGGGGGATGTAGGGGGGAATGGGGTGGGATGCTATGGAGAGCGAGCAGGCCGATCCGCGCTACCCCCTCGGCCGAAAAAATCAGGTCGGATCGACATCCAGTATTGCTTCTTCTTTCCTCTCCCCTGGACAGGGGAGAGGGTTAGCGCAGCTTGCCAGCGTGCTGGCTAGCGCAGCTTGGGTGAGGGGTCGAGCGAGCCCAAAGGCTCGCGCGCTCGCAAAGCAAGCGCCCACCCCTCACCCAGCTTCGACTAAGCCTTTGCTCTGGCAAAGACCAAG
This genomic interval carries:
- the argF gene encoding ornithine carbamoyltransferase, whose translation is MTIRHFLNLADAGPEGVTAILTDAQARKAARAGFTKGRVDADAPLAGHTLAMVFEKNSTRTRVSFDMAIRQLGGTSIVLDAGTMQLGRGETIADTARILSGYTDAIMIRTDDHAKVEEMAHYASVPVINGLTDLSHPCQIMADLLTVIEAGKTLSGLKVAWLGDGNNVLHSIVEAGGLLGFDVVAACPDGYHPEPGTLELGRGRATCTTDPRAAVEGADIVVTDTWISMGQAHAEEKLAAMMPYQVNADLMALAKPDARFLHCLPAHRDEEVTSDVIDGAQSLIWPEAENRLHAQKSVLRWCFGQV
- a CDS encoding Hsp33 family molecular chaperone HslO, whose amino-acid sequence is MTDLTLPDLDRAIAFTIPEQHARGRLVRLGPVLDEILAAHAYPPVIERLLAEALTLTALMGATLKDTGGQLTIQTRSDSGVIRLLVCDYRGGELRGYIQYDEDRLAELPADPTLFALFGQGYLAITFDLAVTGERYQGIVPIDGETLSAAAESYFIQSEQIPSLLRVGIAKGPDGRTVAGGLFLQHLPEGEEGRERLHVKLDHPEWEHVQALGQTMQAEELADAALPLETLVWRLFNEEQNVRVSESPAIVRGCRCSAEYIASVITKFSVEERREMADAEGLIQVDCAFCAKKFPVPFDAEAAA
- the leuB gene encoding 3-isopropylmalate dehydrogenase; the encoded protein is MALIAILAGDGIGPEVTAEARRVLEALDLGLTFEEAKVGGAAYEAAGHPLPPETLEVAGRADALLFGAVGDPRFDNLERAHRPEQAILGLRKAFGLFANLRPARLFEGLEDASSLRPDIARRIDMVIVRELTGDVYFGAKGRGTTEAGLREGHDLMRYDEEEVARIARVGFETAMRRRRRLLSVDKANVLETSQLWRDVVIEVAKDYPDVALDHMYVDNCAMQLVRDPGQFDVILTGNLFGDILSDQASMCAGSIGMLPSAALGATGKGLYEPIHGSAPDIAGQGKANPCAAILSSAMMLRHSLGLTEAADRIDAAVAGAIREGARTGDLGGSLSTRAMADAILERL
- a CDS encoding beta-galactosidase family protein, producing the protein MTRAVRSILCGILAATALSPLQAQGPTANDGPPRTFAVQGKGFLRNGQPHQVISGEMHYVRIPRAYWRDRLRKAKAMGLNTITTYAFWNAHEPRPGTYDFSGQNDIVAFIRDAQAEGLDVILRPGPYVCAEWELGGYPSWLLKDRSLVLRSTDPKYSAAVDRWLMRLGQEVKPLLLKNGGPIVAVQLENEYGAFGSDQDYLRGLEASYKRAGLADGVLFTSNQGGDLAKGSLPNLPSVVNFGSGGAQNAIAKLEAYRPDGLRMVGEYWAGWFDKWGEDHHETDGRKEAEEMAYMLKRGYSISLYMVHGGTTFGWMNGADSHTGKDYHPDTTSYDYDAPIDEAGNPRYKYGLIAAAIAEVTGKPAAPTPAPTVAQRFPVSPVRRSASLWDNLPQPIRAAQPKTFEELDQNYGYVLYRVTVPKGPAGTLMLKGMHSYAQVYLGRKLVGTLDRRLDQETVELPARTAPATLDILVENTGRVNYSHAIRTEQAGLTGAVTLAGQPLTDWQMFRLPMDDLSALKLSAKPCTGPCFYEAEMTVAQPADTYLDMRGAHKGQLWFNGHNLGRYWGIGPVHTLFTPAPWMKQGANRVLFFDLIGDASDRLTSVTKPIYGKITNHREAQ
- the apaG gene encoding Co2+/Mg2+ efflux protein ApaG — translated: MKALFSHALTTGPVTVRVSVSYLPEQSEPERGRWFWAYHVRIENEGDQPVQLLTRRWIITDGRGARHSVEGEGVVGEQPVIQPGAAYDYVSGCPLATTSGAMQGSYRMVGADGETFDAAIPHFALIAPAVES
- a CDS encoding glycosyltransferase family 2 protein, producing MSALLELAVVIPTFNERANVPVLIAKLDQALAGRRWEAIFVDDNSPDGTAEAARELGRVDGRVRVIQRIGRRGLSSACIEGMCATAAPVVAVIDGDLQHDETLLPKMLDRLQTEGDLDIVVGSRFVDGGGTGDWDRDRVAKSAFATKLSQRVLNVNLSDPMSGFFMVRTQVARDTVPHLSGIGFKILLDIMSASPRPLRAAEMPYVFRLRTEGESKLDHVVAMEYLIALYDRRFGKVVPVRFAMFSAIGVLGVGVHMAVLSLFFVLLGASFLASQIVAVAAAMTFNFFLNNALTYRDRRLTGFKPLLDGWVSFCLVCAVGAIANVGVAAFLHDARANEWAVSALIGVLVGAVWNYALSSRFVWGRY
- a CDS encoding LysR family transcriptional regulator, whose translation is MKRTHLPLNGLRVLDAAARHLSFTRAADELAVTPAAVGQQIRALEDTLGVVLFRRTTRGLELTPEAEAGLAPLRAGFLQFEDAVRAMQAGQSSKSLTIAAPRDVTEKWLMPRLAAIAASDPDLRFSLIASDEGLDFTEANLDLAIRWGDGPGGLEGEAIESDGMIAIGAPGGPEDAPLIAWPGAPEEGTPLVRVTDAGLAIDAVAAGLGRAIVPQLLAERDLAEGRVVATGEAVPSRMGYWLVAPLPQWRQQKVKALVEALGG
- a CDS encoding PLP-dependent aspartate aminotransferase family protein gives rise to the protein MKRKTGQDRSITTQWRPATQAVRGGTARSEYGETSEALFLTSGYCYDRAGDAAARFAGEQEGMTYSRLQNPTVEMLEQRIALLEGAEACRTMASGMAAMTAVLLCQLQAGDHLVGGRAAFGSCRWLTDTLLPKFGIATTVVDARDPQAFLDAVRPETKVFFFETPANPTMDVADLEAICAIARERGITTVVDNAFATPALQRPMDFGADVTAYSATKMMDGQGRVLAGAVCGSEDFITNTLLPFTRNTGPTLSAFNAWVVLKGLETLDLRIHRQSESALKVAQFLEGRVPRVLCPALPSHPQHELAMRQMKAGGSIFAIELDGGRTQAHGLLDALELIDISNNIGDSRSLMTHPASTTHAGVAEDKRVEMGIGEGMLRLNVGLEDADDLIDDLDQALRAVGL
- a CDS encoding phospholipid carrier-dependent glycosyltransferase gives rise to the protein MRRLLAPFSRPVPALLALLVAAQALFCWRLTTPHKLVFDEVHYVPAARALLALEGPVNIEHPLLGKALIGLGMMAFGDNPLGWRAMSTLAGTAIVGGVFAIVWLMTRRTRAAAIGAGLTLANFMVLVQARIAMLDGFMAAFTVLAVAAMGWAMRGTPAQSRWRWGLGAVLLGLAVGTKWAAVPYLGYAAIGFVLMKRGDPSRWPGLRWWSAWGLLGIGAGLAYAATFAPAFFYARDPLTVAGFVPFQLDMYARQTQVLAAHTYQSAWWSWPVIGRPIWYFYEVADGAQRGIFLLGNPAVMWGGLVAVAACALGWVRTREVRPGFAAALWIGGFAVWAIIPKSLGFYYYYFLPAIWLSVALAVAIDRWRAALRDWDEAYLVAAACLFVYFYPILTAGALAGPKSFVRWTWFVDWR
- the recO gene encoding DNA repair protein RecO, which gives rise to MHRVAPAIILSVRPHGEHGAIVRALTREDGVQPGYVRGGRSRALRPVLQPGNGIIGEWRARTVEQLAALTIEPGHSRAGLHGEPLAAAGIEWLCALTAAALPEEQPYPVLYDALDAVLTAIESAPSARGWAGALVRYELLLLGQLGFGLDLERCTVTGGTADLAYVSPKSGAAVSAGAAFGYEARLFPLPPFLREGGAGDWPDIFAAGRITAHFLARDILAGLRHDPMPARARLFHRFKRAVA